Proteins encoded together in one Planctomyces sp. SH-PL14 window:
- a CDS encoding glycosyltransferase, protein MAFANVLLVAGSANFSTRDVWDGYRVALEQDGVRVVPYPTFSFLKVLSPDAVGNDILGTALDVANEIDSVVFVDGLYFRGARARIPLSLRRAGIPTVLVATDDPYETIPDVESLYTYRFTNEIRSAVRGAEYLPTATLPLPDVPRFPRPPYDLSFLGTVFEDRLPMLLRMAEFCEREGLRFLVAGKIVGGTEPFESFGCTEVRQRTIETIEKWEIYSQSRVTMNLFRTSEQPADSPSPRVFEVTAFGQAALLTGPDRPEVRRIFGDSVYHFDDADSALAALREALRDEGRRIEKVERARRITLAGHLYEHRARGLIESVRRGEAESSAAAPSEERLAWIIGCGRTGSTWLAEMLGDLPRIRRWHEPYFGRFLKHVEDEPGELDRKASFFVRRHQPVWVEGLRRLFFDMARARFPQFGRHALVVKEVNTPELYPWLRAIFPLGRVILLVRDPFDVLDSYLDLQKPGSWNESFSDAEDRTNAGEPDLAAVRRSAEHIRDTTLLAVKTFENTPLEQRLRLTYEELLRDPVPGLVACGELLSIPVDAEVARSVVERFAFQKYQQTGPLQFRRRGQAGVWRTSENFTPAVRAIADEVLGPLRARLGYGA, encoded by the coding sequence GTGGCGTTCGCGAATGTGCTTCTCGTCGCCGGGTCGGCCAACTTCTCGACGCGCGATGTCTGGGACGGATACCGCGTGGCGCTGGAGCAGGACGGGGTCCGGGTCGTCCCGTATCCGACGTTCTCGTTCCTCAAGGTCCTGAGTCCCGACGCCGTCGGTAACGACATCCTGGGGACGGCGCTCGACGTCGCCAACGAGATCGACAGCGTCGTCTTTGTCGACGGCCTGTATTTCCGCGGGGCCCGGGCCCGGATTCCGCTCTCCCTGCGGCGGGCCGGGATCCCCACGGTCCTGGTCGCCACGGACGACCCGTACGAGACGATTCCGGACGTCGAGTCGCTCTATACCTATCGCTTCACGAACGAGATCCGCTCCGCGGTCCGCGGCGCGGAGTACCTGCCGACCGCAACCCTCCCCCTGCCGGACGTCCCCCGCTTCCCGCGTCCCCCCTACGACCTCTCGTTCCTCGGAACCGTATTTGAGGACCGGCTGCCGATGCTCCTGCGGATGGCGGAGTTCTGCGAGCGGGAGGGGCTGCGGTTCCTGGTGGCGGGGAAGATCGTGGGAGGGACCGAGCCGTTTGAATCGTTCGGCTGTACCGAGGTCCGGCAGCGGACGATCGAAACGATCGAGAAGTGGGAGATCTACTCTCAGTCGCGGGTCACCATGAACCTGTTCCGGACCTCGGAGCAGCCGGCCGACTCCCCCAGTCCGCGGGTGTTCGAGGTGACCGCCTTCGGTCAGGCCGCTCTCCTGACCGGCCCCGACCGCCCCGAGGTCCGGCGGATCTTCGGCGACAGCGTCTACCACTTCGACGACGCTGACTCCGCGTTGGCGGCGCTCCGGGAAGCGCTCCGCGACGAAGGGCGACGGATCGAAAAGGTGGAGCGGGCCCGGCGGATCACGCTCGCCGGACACCTCTACGAGCATCGCGCGCGGGGGCTGATCGAGAGCGTCCGGCGGGGCGAAGCCGAGTCGTCCGCGGCAGCACCATCCGAGGAGCGGCTCGCCTGGATCATCGGCTGCGGCCGGACCGGATCGACGTGGCTGGCGGAGATGCTGGGGGACCTCCCGCGGATCCGGCGATGGCACGAACCGTACTTCGGGCGGTTCCTCAAGCACGTCGAAGACGAGCCCGGGGAACTCGACCGGAAAGCGTCGTTCTTCGTGCGGCGGCATCAGCCGGTGTGGGTGGAGGGGCTCCGGCGGCTGTTCTTCGATATGGCCCGGGCCCGCTTTCCGCAGTTCGGCCGGCACGCCCTGGTCGTCAAAGAGGTCAACACGCCCGAGCTTTACCCCTGGCTGCGGGCGATCTTTCCGCTCGGCCGGGTGATCCTGCTGGTGCGGGACCCCTTCGACGTGCTCGACTCGTACCTCGATCTCCAGAAGCCGGGGAGCTGGAACGAGTCCTTCTCGGACGCGGAGGACCGGACGAACGCCGGCGAGCCGGACCTGGCCGCGGTGCGGCGGTCCGCGGAGCACATCCGCGACACCACGCTCCTGGCGGTCAAAACGTTCGAGAACACGCCGCTGGAGCAGAGGCTCCGGCTGACCTATGAAGAGCTCCTGCGCGACCCCGTCCCCGGGCTCGTGGCCTGCGGCGAACTGCTGTCGATCCCCGTCGACGCGGAGGTCGCGCGATCGGTCGTCGAACGGTTTGCCTTCCAGAAGTACCAGCAGACCGGTCCGCTCCAGTTCCGTCGGCGGGGCCAGGCGGGGGTCTGGAGGACGTCCGAAAACTTCACGCCAGCCGTACGTGCGATTGCCGACGAAGTCCTGGGCCCGCTGCGCGCCCGCCTCGGTTACGGCGCCTAG
- a CDS encoding WD40 repeat domain-containing serine/threonine protein kinase yields MVSRCPKCDRPLPDAASRELPFDPSVTQTRSTCPVCDEPDEGRTATYHGTASIESMQVAHFRLLKRLGQGGFGEVWLASDDHLGREVALKLPRAAGTDSENLLFEARTAARLQHPNIVSVFEVGEETGQVYIASELIDGLTLRDFLTAGRPSIVRCVQLLLPVARALHFAHQHGVVHRDIKPANILLDKAGEPYIADFGIAKTAAFDPLQPPEGQVVGTARYMSPEQAGGRTQATDARSDIYALGVTLFEMLTGETPFRGNNSAVLFQKVSDDPPSPRTFDIRIPRDLETICLKCLERDPDKRFATAQDLADELVRFSSGEPIRSRPISRVERTWRWCRKRPAISGLLASTILSLAAGLIGVSTFWRKAEANASAARLSLYHSWLNLAANHLDNGDILGVRDILSRIAADPEMSRFRGFAWGYFDTVLRPLHSVANAGGAVEAVALSRDGGLSAAIGEGGEVRVWDSRTNDLIRTLAGDPEQPFQSVEFSPTDARLATGGKDGFVRLWEPLAGERMVREMRHGPRIRRVRFSPDGRRVLSVGNKGAVRLWEAATGNKLAEIPTGQQAVPSDARFSADGGTLFVATEAGQVRVWDVEAAVGQGTGEVPVPIRQFTLRPNLRCLAVSRDGTLIAAGDFNGVLTTRSLSTDEVLSGQMAWGRMDALEFVAGTHIVAVAANDGQMHFYDIDSRQEQQVHDTHGLTVGTLAASVDGRALVLGSGDGSVTILRPEGLDVPEVLWYGEQPDPEEEDRTDSPPVRSLQCLPDGHRVVAAYDSAEMRVWDLKTGRWTPLPGDPERTGRLVVLQPRGGLLATVWNKPVVTLWNAETLQIERELPTQPTGAVAIGFSPSGRLFGCAGRGGPLVLYDAGDWSKPVREIAAGPSEVAAIALAADDRTVAVARVARTVELVDVGSGTTREVIPLDEAPTALAYCPDGTLAIATGAGDLLFWDPARGQTRAKIKGHTGRIHGLAVLPHSTTLVSAGRDFQLKLWDIRSGELIAPLRGHFRQVFSVATEADGQTIVSGGLIGEIRVWRAKPVQPMSSPLKPFVE; encoded by the coding sequence ATGGTCAGTCGATGTCCCAAGTGCGACCGGCCTCTGCCCGATGCGGCCTCCCGGGAGCTTCCGTTCGATCCGTCGGTGACGCAGACCCGCTCCACCTGTCCCGTCTGCGACGAGCCGGACGAAGGCCGGACCGCCACCTATCACGGCACGGCCAGTATCGAGTCGATGCAGGTCGCGCACTTCCGCCTGCTCAAACGCCTCGGGCAGGGCGGGTTCGGCGAGGTCTGGCTGGCGAGCGACGACCACCTCGGCCGCGAGGTGGCGCTCAAGCTGCCGCGGGCGGCCGGGACCGATTCGGAGAACCTCCTCTTCGAGGCCCGGACGGCGGCCCGCCTGCAGCATCCGAACATCGTCTCGGTCTTCGAGGTCGGGGAGGAGACCGGACAGGTCTACATCGCCAGCGAGCTGATTGACGGGCTCACGCTCCGCGACTTCCTCACGGCCGGCCGGCCGTCGATCGTCCGCTGCGTCCAGCTGCTCCTCCCCGTGGCCCGCGCCCTGCACTTCGCCCATCAGCACGGCGTCGTGCACCGGGACATCAAGCCCGCCAACATCCTCCTGGACAAGGCGGGCGAGCCCTACATCGCCGACTTCGGGATCGCCAAGACCGCCGCCTTCGACCCGCTGCAGCCCCCCGAGGGGCAGGTGGTCGGCACCGCCCGCTACATGTCCCCCGAACAGGCGGGAGGGCGGACCCAGGCGACCGACGCGCGGTCGGACATCTATGCCCTCGGCGTGACGCTCTTCGAGATGCTAACCGGCGAGACTCCGTTTCGCGGAAACAACAGCGCCGTCCTGTTCCAGAAGGTCTCGGACGATCCCCCCTCCCCCCGGACCTTCGACATCCGCATCCCCCGGGACCTGGAGACGATCTGCCTCAAGTGCCTCGAGCGCGATCCGGACAAGCGGTTCGCGACCGCCCAGGACCTGGCGGACGAACTGGTCCGTTTCTCCTCCGGAGAGCCGATCCGCTCCCGGCCGATCTCCCGTGTGGAACGGACCTGGCGATGGTGCCGCAAGCGGCCGGCGATCTCCGGGCTCCTGGCGAGCACGATCCTGAGCCTGGCCGCCGGGTTGATCGGCGTCTCGACCTTCTGGCGGAAGGCGGAGGCGAACGCGTCGGCGGCCCGGCTGTCGCTGTACCACTCGTGGCTGAACCTGGCGGCGAACCATCTCGACAACGGCGACATCCTGGGGGTGCGGGACATCCTCTCCCGCATCGCCGCCGATCCCGAGATGTCCCGCTTCCGCGGGTTCGCCTGGGGCTACTTCGACACGGTCCTCCGCCCGCTCCACTCCGTGGCCAACGCCGGCGGCGCCGTGGAGGCGGTGGCCCTTTCGCGGGATGGCGGCCTCTCCGCCGCGATCGGCGAGGGAGGGGAAGTCCGCGTGTGGGACTCCCGGACCAACGACCTGATCCGGACCCTGGCGGGAGACCCCGAGCAGCCGTTTCAATCGGTCGAGTTCTCTCCGACCGACGCGCGGCTGGCGACGGGAGGGAAGGACGGCTTCGTCCGGCTGTGGGAACCGCTGGCTGGCGAGCGGATGGTGAGGGAGATGCGGCATGGCCCGCGGATCCGCCGCGTCCGCTTCTCGCCGGACGGCCGCCGGGTGCTGTCGGTGGGCAACAAGGGGGCGGTGCGGCTGTGGGAGGCCGCGACCGGGAACAAGCTGGCCGAGATCCCGACCGGACAGCAGGCCGTTCCTTCCGATGCCCGCTTTTCCGCGGACGGCGGGACGCTCTTCGTCGCCACGGAGGCGGGCCAGGTCCGCGTGTGGGACGTCGAGGCGGCCGTCGGTCAGGGAACGGGAGAGGTCCCCGTTCCAATCCGCCAGTTCACGCTGCGTCCGAACCTCCGGTGCCTGGCCGTCTCGCGGGATGGAACGCTGATCGCGGCGGGGGACTTCAACGGCGTCCTGACGACGCGCTCGCTTTCGACCGATGAGGTTCTCTCCGGCCAGATGGCCTGGGGCCGGATGGACGCCCTGGAATTCGTGGCCGGGACGCACATCGTGGCGGTGGCGGCGAATGACGGGCAGATGCACTTCTACGACATCGACAGCCGTCAGGAACAGCAGGTGCACGATACCCACGGACTGACGGTGGGGACCCTGGCGGCGTCGGTGGACGGCCGCGCCCTGGTCCTCGGCAGCGGCGACGGCAGCGTGACGATCCTCCGTCCCGAAGGGCTGGATGTCCCGGAGGTCCTGTGGTACGGCGAACAGCCCGACCCGGAGGAGGAGGACCGGACCGACTCGCCCCCCGTCCGCAGCCTCCAGTGTCTTCCGGACGGCCACCGGGTCGTGGCGGCCTACGACTCCGCCGAGATGCGGGTGTGGGACCTGAAAACCGGACGCTGGACCCCGCTTCCGGGCGATCCGGAGCGGACGGGGCGCCTCGTCGTGCTCCAGCCGAGAGGAGGGCTGCTGGCGACAGTCTGGAACAAGCCGGTCGTGACGCTCTGGAACGCCGAGACGCTCCAGATCGAGCGGGAGTTGCCGACGCAGCCGACTGGGGCGGTGGCGATCGGCTTCTCCCCGTCGGGGCGGTTGTTCGGGTGCGCGGGGCGGGGGGGGCCGCTGGTGCTCTACGACGCGGGGGACTGGTCGAAGCCTGTGCGGGAGATTGCCGCGGGGCCGTCGGAGGTCGCGGCGATCGCTCTGGCGGCGGACGACCGAACGGTGGCCGTGGCCCGCGTCGCCCGGACGGTGGAGCTGGTGGACGTGGGGAGTGGAACGACCCGCGAGGTGATCCCGCTGGACGAGGCTCCGACGGCCCTGGCCTACTGCCCGGACGGCACGCTGGCGATTGCGACGGGGGCGGGGGACCTGCTGTTCTGGGATCCTGCGAGGGGCCAGACCCGGGCGAAGATCAAGGGGCACACGGGACGGATTCACGGGCTCGCGGTCCTGCCGCACAGCACGACCCTGGTCTCGGCCGGCCGGGACTTTCAGTTGAAGCTGTGGGACATTCGGTCGGGCGAGCTGATTGCGCCGCTGCGGGGGCACTTTCGCCAGGTCTTTTCGGTGGCGACCGAGGCGGACGGCCAGACGATTGTCTCGGGAGGCCTGATTGGGGAGATTCGCGTCTGGCGGGCAAAGCCAGTCCAGCCGATGAGCAGCCCGCTAAAGCCGTTTGTTGAGTAA
- a CDS encoding prepilin peptidase, which translates to MADLSTSSLVLACAMAVFTLVAAFWDQRFMKIPNKLTLPVFALGWIYQGVFHGFPGVLNGLGGFVVGFGILFLLWMVGGGGGGDVKLIGALSVWMGYRMTLAVIAISVVLVVVLTMAVVLYGVMKRGMRKTKDEYLATGKGKPTLKESIEKKQGRRVMAFALPVCIATWIVLAWFLPRIDRELKAKEEAAKAKPAAAAVQTDSQPWPDV; encoded by the coding sequence ATGGCCGACCTGTCTACCTCATCGCTCGTCCTTGCCTGCGCCATGGCGGTCTTCACGCTCGTGGCGGCGTTCTGGGACCAGCGGTTCATGAAAATCCCCAACAAGCTGACCCTCCCGGTATTCGCGCTGGGATGGATCTACCAGGGGGTCTTCCACGGCTTCCCCGGAGTCCTGAACGGACTCGGCGGGTTCGTCGTGGGGTTCGGAATCCTGTTCCTCCTGTGGATGGTCGGCGGCGGCGGCGGCGGGGACGTCAAGCTCATCGGCGCGCTGAGCGTCTGGATGGGATACCGCATGACCCTGGCGGTGATCGCCATCAGCGTCGTGCTCGTCGTCGTCCTGACCATGGCCGTCGTCCTGTACGGCGTGATGAAGCGCGGGATGCGGAAGACCAAGGACGAGTACCTGGCGACCGGCAAGGGAAAGCCGACGCTCAAGGAATCGATCGAAAAGAAGCAGGGCCGGCGAGTCATGGCTTTCGCCCTCCCGGTCTGCATCGCGACGTGGATCGTCCTGGCCTGGTTCCTCCCGCGGATCGACCGGGAACTCAAGGCCAAGGAAGAAGCCGCCAAGGCCAAGCCCGCCGCGGCCGCCGTTCAAACCGATTCGCAGCCCTGGCCGGACGTGTAA
- a CDS encoding TadE/TadG family type IV pilus assembly protein — translation MIRNTAHPPTRRRGLLSMELVLTLPILGILLLGMFEFSMLFFARGAVVDACRAGAKQATLQGATQADVEVAVLNLLGGRLHENAQVEAVLGKNSGDPVSVAVSVPMNAAVPDLLWVVGFSLKDQYLFCQTQMSKE, via the coding sequence ATGATCCGAAACACCGCACATCCTCCGACGCGCCGCCGCGGGCTCCTGAGCATGGAGCTCGTGCTGACGCTTCCGATCCTCGGCATCCTGCTGCTGGGGATGTTCGAATTCTCGATGCTGTTCTTCGCCCGCGGGGCCGTCGTCGACGCCTGCCGGGCGGGAGCCAAGCAGGCGACGCTGCAGGGAGCGACACAGGCGGATGTCGAAGTCGCCGTGCTGAATCTCCTGGGCGGCCGACTGCACGAGAACGCCCAGGTCGAGGCCGTCCTCGGAAAGAACTCCGGCGATCCGGTTTCGGTCGCGGTCTCGGTTCCGATGAACGCCGCCGTCCCGGACCTGCTCTGGGTCGTCGGCTTCAGCCTCAAAGACCAGTACCTGTTCTGCCAGACCCAGATGAGCAAGGAATAG
- the cpaB gene encoding Flp pilus assembly protein CpaB: MRRVTPAFLTMIMLLVVGGLVVLYVGKRLLAKPEAPPPALQTVPMAIQDLPAGTVITSEHLAKGRILSSKLVPENALTNDPLIGRVVKNPITHATPIKTTDLYLPNEFPPLVLGAGMEAMTFPTGTASMTVDGIVKTGDRVNIQFTPASAPDMNETGGYTMTLMKGIKVLAMNRNLAGAPARGRATGSMVVEVSPEQAKILLLCKDKGQLNMTYTTETENSGRIVLKDSEKATLAEILNVSPPDKPIAPIVTELYSGNGRRLHTFKDGLRADRYGIERFDYNRNRGFGGGFGDFGGGNVAPVPDENQVFGSGSGNYLSVPAGAQGGAGNGGFGGNGGMGGNNGFGGNAGFGGAGNGAAAARPEGGN; the protein is encoded by the coding sequence GTGAGACGTGTGACGCCCGCGTTCCTGACAATGATCATGCTGCTCGTCGTGGGCGGCCTGGTGGTTCTGTATGTCGGCAAGCGCCTCCTGGCGAAGCCGGAAGCCCCGCCGCCGGCGCTCCAGACGGTTCCGATGGCGATCCAGGACCTGCCGGCCGGCACGGTCATCACCTCGGAGCACCTCGCCAAGGGGCGAATCCTGTCTTCCAAGCTCGTTCCCGAGAACGCGCTGACCAACGACCCCCTCATCGGCCGCGTCGTGAAGAACCCGATCACGCACGCCACGCCGATCAAGACGACCGACCTCTACCTCCCGAACGAGTTCCCGCCGCTGGTCCTCGGCGCCGGGATGGAAGCGATGACGTTCCCCACCGGGACCGCCTCCATGACCGTCGACGGGATCGTCAAGACGGGGGACCGGGTCAACATCCAGTTCACCCCCGCCAGCGCTCCGGATATGAATGAGACCGGCGGCTACACCATGACCCTCATGAAGGGGATCAAGGTCCTGGCGATGAACCGCAACCTGGCCGGCGCCCCGGCCCGCGGCCGGGCCACCGGCTCGATGGTCGTCGAGGTTTCTCCGGAGCAGGCCAAGATCCTGCTGCTCTGCAAGGACAAGGGGCAGCTCAACATGACCTACACGACCGAGACCGAGAACAGCGGCCGGATCGTCCTCAAGGACTCGGAAAAGGCGACCCTGGCCGAGATCCTGAACGTTTCGCCTCCGGACAAGCCCATCGCTCCGATCGTGACCGAGCTCTACTCGGGCAACGGCCGCCGGCTGCACACGTTCAAGGACGGTCTCCGGGCCGACCGGTACGGCATCGAGCGGTTCGACTACAACCGCAACCGCGGATTCGGCGGGGGCTTCGGCGACTTCGGCGGCGGCAACGTCGCCCCGGTTCCGGATGAGAACCAGGTCTTCGGCTCCGGCAGCGGAAACTACCTGTCGGTCCCGGCGGGCGCCCAGGGGGGAGCCGGCAATGGCGGATTCGGCGGCAATGGCGGCATGGGTGGCAACAACGGATTCGGCGGCAACGCCGGATTCGGCGGAGCCGGAAACGGAGCCGCCGCCGCCCGTCCTGAAGGCGGAAACTGA
- a CDS encoding CpaF family protein, with protein sequence MVTGTENRRSFQQLKTKLHRQIVDVIDMSKAGEIGQEEFRKQLRSLANHLVTRPEVNLAGRDKDLMVQELMDEIYGFGPIQEVMDDPEVSDVLVNGADTVFVERNGLLEKTDIKFADDEHLLQFIQRLVGRAGRRIDETTPMVDAKLADGSRLHAVIPPLALRGPTLSIRRFKNKIVQLEDMVRTGTLAPEMSDFLVQAVRGRMNILLSGGTGAGKTTMLNNLSRFIPASERVVTIEETAELQLQQADVVGLETRVPNVEGKGLVTPRDLLRNSLRMRPDRIIVGEARGGEVLDMLQAMNTGHDGSMSTVHANDTRDALSRLELMIALSGAELPTRVTRQYIATALQIFVHVQRLPTGERKIMRISELAGVTDGEFDLEDIFVYRMAGTDVHGRTIGSFYATGYEPQCLRRMSTRGYELPARLFQARELRTGGEYRPVGL encoded by the coding sequence ATGGTCACCGGAACCGAGAACCGCCGCAGCTTCCAGCAGCTCAAGACGAAGCTGCACCGCCAGATCGTGGACGTGATCGACATGTCCAAGGCGGGGGAGATCGGCCAGGAGGAGTTCCGCAAGCAGCTCCGCTCGCTGGCCAACCACCTCGTCACGCGGCCGGAGGTGAACCTCGCCGGGCGGGACAAGGACCTGATGGTCCAGGAGCTGATGGACGAGATCTACGGGTTCGGCCCGATCCAGGAGGTGATGGACGACCCCGAGGTGAGCGACGTCCTGGTCAACGGCGCCGACACGGTCTTCGTGGAACGGAACGGTCTCCTCGAAAAGACCGACATCAAGTTCGCCGATGACGAGCACCTGCTGCAGTTCATCCAGCGGCTCGTCGGCCGCGCCGGGCGGCGTATCGACGAAACGACCCCGATGGTCGACGCCAAGCTGGCGGACGGCTCGCGTCTCCACGCGGTCATCCCGCCGCTCGCCCTCCGCGGACCGACCCTCTCGATCCGGCGGTTCAAGAACAAGATCGTCCAGCTCGAGGACATGGTCCGGACCGGGACGCTGGCTCCCGAGATGTCGGACTTCCTGGTCCAGGCGGTCCGCGGCCGGATGAACATCCTGCTGTCGGGCGGTACCGGCGCCGGCAAGACCACGATGCTCAACAACCTGAGCCGCTTCATCCCGGCTTCCGAGCGGGTCGTCACGATCGAAGAAACGGCCGAACTCCAGCTCCAGCAGGCGGACGTCGTGGGCCTCGAGACCCGCGTGCCGAACGTCGAAGGGAAGGGGCTCGTGACCCCCCGCGACCTGCTCCGCAACTCACTGCGTATGCGTCCGGACCGGATCATCGTCGGGGAAGCCCGCGGCGGCGAAGTCCTCGACATGCTCCAGGCGATGAACACCGGCCACGACGGCTCGATGAGCACCGTCCACGCCAACGACACCCGCGACGCGCTCTCCCGCCTCGAGCTGATGATCGCCCTCTCGGGGGCGGAGCTGCCGACCCGCGTCACCCGCCAGTACATCGCGACCGCCCTGCAGATCTTCGTCCACGTCCAGCGCCTCCCGACCGGGGAGCGGAAGATCATGCGGATCTCCGAACTCGCCGGCGTGACCGATGGCGAGTTCGACCTGGAAGACATCTTCGTCTACCGCATGGCGGGGACGGACGTGCACGGCCGGACCATCGGCTCGTTCTACGCCACGGGGTACGAGCCGCAGTGCCTGCGGCGGATGAGCACCCGCGGCTACGAACTTCCCGCCCGTCTGTTCCAGGCCCGCGAACTGCGGACCGGCGGCGAATACCGCCCCGTGGGACTGTGA
- a CDS encoding type II secretion system F family protein: protein MAAPTIEVRPEFAGILRNDETNYVESDASVGNRINGWFDTLLVQSGLGISPTVMMFLSFLGGLVLGGAAFVWQENPLTTAIGACIGFLLPILLVMFLRQRRQTTIMNQLPPMIDELARAAKTGRSIEQCFQLVAADTHAPLGSELQVCARRLELGLPMSEALSELPYRTGVVSTSVLTTALGVHQQTGGDLVRVLERLAITVRDRIQFMGRLRAATAASRYVAFLMLALPPAILAFFTFRDPDYLKNLMDSEWGRWTIISAVILEIVGVIWILRILGKSSQT, encoded by the coding sequence ATGGCCGCACCCACCATCGAAGTTCGTCCGGAATTTGCGGGGATCCTCCGCAATGATGAGACCAACTACGTCGAGAGCGACGCCTCGGTCGGCAACCGCATCAACGGCTGGTTCGACACGCTGCTGGTCCAGTCCGGACTGGGGATCTCGCCGACCGTGATGATGTTCCTGTCGTTCCTGGGGGGACTCGTCCTGGGGGGGGCTGCCTTCGTCTGGCAGGAGAACCCGCTGACGACCGCCATCGGGGCGTGCATCGGCTTCCTGCTGCCGATCCTGCTCGTGATGTTCCTCCGCCAGCGGCGGCAGACGACGATCATGAACCAGCTTCCGCCGATGATCGACGAGCTGGCCCGCGCGGCCAAGACCGGCCGCAGTATCGAACAGTGTTTCCAGCTCGTGGCGGCCGACACCCATGCCCCGCTCGGTTCCGAACTCCAGGTCTGCGCCCGCCGCCTGGAGCTCGGTCTGCCGATGAGTGAAGCCCTTTCGGAGCTTCCGTACCGGACCGGGGTCGTCAGCACGAGCGTTCTCACAACCGCCCTCGGCGTGCACCAGCAGACCGGGGGAGACCTTGTCCGCGTTCTGGAACGGCTGGCCATCACGGTCCGCGACCGTATCCAGTTCATGGGACGGCTCCGGGCCGCGACCGCCGCCAGCCGGTACGTCGCGTTCCTGATGCTCGCCCTCCCCCCGGCGATCCTGGCGTTCTTCACCTTCCGCGACCCGGACTACCTCAAGAACCTCATGGACTCCGAGTGGGGCCGGTGGACGATCATCTCCGCCGTGATCCTCGAAATCGTCGGCGTCATCTGGATCCTCCGCATCCTCGGCAAGAGCAGCCAGACGTAG
- a CDS encoding type II secretion system F family protein, with amino-acid sequence MLNLSPASRMVLLALAALAVVVLVGRLFVKWIRSRPARPGKAARSKAAAPIAGTITPEARQPVAAKSEEGPAAPASPFTVPFSAPKPAAPKGAAAPARVAKGFPEPPPYNPDNASLPLDFAEFPDADVSDYRYGSMTPVLAAMLPESDERRRNATRLLRNAGEYNRHAWHNFAAARYLGIILPILFFGVMLLVVPERLEGLMMAGLVVGPLLGWSLPTLMLQSKATSRLSEIAQGIPDMLDILNMCVSQGMTVPTSLGRVGRDLAPVYPALSKELKIVTEQARVGTLNQALAGFSHRCDLPEVHSFTSLLMQTEKMGTSMSSALTEYSDNMRETVKQRADEKSNSASFKLLFPTVLCLMPAVFLLLLGPAIVELSNFFNRGGSDILNTGGRAVQQSRR; translated from the coding sequence ATGCTCAATCTCAGTCCTGCCAGCCGGATGGTCCTCCTCGCCCTGGCGGCGCTCGCCGTGGTGGTGCTCGTCGGGCGTCTGTTCGTGAAGTGGATCCGTTCGCGCCCGGCCCGGCCCGGCAAGGCGGCCCGCAGCAAGGCCGCGGCGCCGATCGCCGGCACGATCACGCCGGAGGCCCGGCAGCCGGTGGCGGCCAAGAGCGAGGAGGGGCCCGCCGCCCCCGCCTCTCCGTTCACCGTCCCGTTCTCCGCTCCCAAACCTGCCGCTCCGAAGGGGGCCGCCGCGCCGGCGCGGGTGGCGAAGGGGTTCCCGGAACCTCCGCCGTACAACCCGGACAACGCCTCGCTGCCGCTCGACTTTGCCGAGTTCCCGGACGCGGACGTGAGCGACTATCGCTACGGCTCGATGACGCCGGTCCTGGCGGCCATGCTGCCGGAGTCGGATGAACGCCGCCGGAACGCCACCCGGTTGCTCCGCAACGCGGGAGAATACAACCGGCACGCCTGGCACAACTTTGCCGCGGCCCGCTATCTGGGGATCATCCTGCCGATCCTGTTCTTCGGCGTGATGCTCCTGGTGGTGCCGGAGCGGCTCGAAGGGCTGATGATGGCGGGGCTCGTGGTCGGCCCGCTCCTGGGCTGGTCGCTGCCGACGCTGATGCTGCAGAGCAAGGCGACGTCCCGCCTGTCCGAGATCGCCCAGGGGATTCCGGACATGCTGGACATCCTCAACATGTGCGTGAGCCAGGGGATGACGGTTCCGACGTCGCTTGGCCGCGTCGGCCGCGACCTGGCGCCGGTTTATCCCGCGCTGTCGAAGGAGCTGAAGATCGTCACCGAGCAGGCGCGGGTCGGGACGCTGAACCAGGCGCTGGCCGGGTTCAGTCACCGTTGCGACCTTCCGGAAGTCCACTCGTTCACGTCGCTGTTGATGCAGACGGAGAAGATGGGGACGAGCATGTCGAGCGCGCTGACGGAGTACAGCGACAACATGCGTGAGACGGTGAAGCAGCGGGCGGACGAGAAGTCGAACTCGGCGTCGTTCAAGCTGTTGTTTCCGACGGTGTTGTGCCTGATGCCGGCGGTGTTCTTGCTGTTGCTGGGGCCGGCGATTGTGGAGTTGTCGAACTTCTTCAATCGCGGTGGTTCGGACATCTTGAATACGGGTGGCCGCGCAGTTCAGCAGTCGCGCCGCTAA